The following coding sequences lie in one Alloacidobacterium dinghuense genomic window:
- a CDS encoding siphovirus Gp157 family protein — protein sequence MASKATPLIPFQSTTATQSSPTALATDHSLLELDFELDALLDQIQDEIDDQGEASAGAMERLQLFCQAMDVKIDRIGRFLRVMETRAEHCKKESARYAARARRALSKIERTESMVLYYLPSHDLKKIESHEFTLKRNKNSQNSVEITQPDSIPNHLRRFEAKIDGPLWIEVIEALPKTLAEPLAASVKSEPSNSAIKQHIANGGMIEGASIKRGYHLRIE from the coding sequence ATGGCTAGCAAAGCGACACCTCTGATCCCGTTTCAAAGCACAACTGCAACGCAGTCGTCTCCCACGGCGCTAGCAACGGATCACTCTCTGCTTGAGCTGGACTTCGAACTCGATGCGCTGCTCGACCAGATTCAGGATGAGATCGATGACCAGGGCGAAGCGAGCGCCGGAGCAATGGAACGCTTGCAACTGTTCTGCCAGGCGATGGACGTAAAGATCGATCGGATCGGCAGGTTTCTCAGGGTCATGGAGACGCGCGCCGAACACTGCAAGAAGGAGTCGGCAAGATACGCCGCTCGTGCCAGGAGGGCACTAAGCAAGATTGAGCGGACCGAGTCCATGGTCCTCTACTACCTTCCCAGCCACGATCTCAAGAAGATCGAGAGCCACGAATTCACGCTGAAGCGGAACAAGAACTCTCAGAACAGCGTGGAGATCACACAGCCGGACAGCATCCCCAATCACCTTAGGCGCTTTGAAGCCAAGATTGATGGGCCGCTATGGATCGAAGTGATCGAAGCATTGCCCAAGACGCTGGCAGAACCGCTCGCGGCTTCGGTCAAATCTGAGCCCTCGAATAGCGCCATCAAGCAACACATTGCCAACGGTGGCATGATCGAAGGAGCTTCGATCAAACGCGGATACCATCTGCGGATCGAATAA
- a CDS encoding helix-turn-helix transcriptional regulator, translating to MQITEQTSSADPLLTAEDVAERLKVSRDWVWDHSSRRLPYLPVIRMSDGALRYRASQIEAFLTEREQSSSLRRKRR from the coding sequence GTGCAGATTACAGAGCAAACGTCTTCGGCAGATCCCCTTCTGACCGCGGAGGATGTCGCCGAGCGACTCAAAGTAAGCAGGGACTGGGTTTGGGACCACTCATCCCGGAGATTGCCTTACCTGCCGGTGATCCGGATGAGCGACGGAGCGTTGCGCTACCGGGCCAGTCAGATCGAAGCGTTCCTGACCGAGCGGGAACAGTCCTCTAGTTTACGCCGCAAACGCCGGTAA
- a CDS encoding SulP family inorganic anion transporter has protein sequence MKLFQAIRPFERAAALRDGLAGFTLASMNIPQALGYTKIAGMPVVTGLYTLLLPLVAFATFGSSRYLVVSADSATAAIFAGGVSDLAPAASVRYVALAGTVALLTAGFLFLARLLRLGFIADFLSETVLAGFLTGVGCQVGIAVLGEMLGVPVSAHRTIPQLAEVCGRLPDVHPPTLAVSVFVVGALLLLQRFAPRVPAALIAVVGAVAASAIWNFNEHGIAIIGPVAGGLPHFGYPAVSWRDIPPLIPIAASCCIMIVTQSAATARVYAARHQQHLDANADLVGLCAANAMAGLSGTFVVNGSPTQTALVESAGAQSQIPQLATAVSVALVLLFLTKPLQYLPHCVLGALVFMIAIRLIKLRALLTIRRQSPGEFALALTTAVVVVAVGVEQGILLAMVLSLFRIVQHSYHPHTGVMVLNDDGTWNLNPLAPGAVTKPGLVMYRFGAALFYANANRFAEEVNCLVGQPPSQVRWLIVDAEAITRLDYSAAHVVRELQQNLMNCGTELGFARMSGDLRADFARHHLIEVIAPSRLFNRLHDALAAFERRRSS, from the coding sequence TTGAAACTCTTTCAAGCAATACGGCCGTTCGAGCGGGCAGCTGCCTTACGCGACGGACTCGCTGGATTCACGCTTGCGTCAATGAATATCCCGCAAGCCTTGGGGTACACCAAAATTGCCGGCATGCCCGTGGTCACTGGTCTTTACACGTTGTTGCTGCCCCTCGTGGCATTCGCAACGTTCGGTTCCTCCCGCTACTTGGTGGTTTCTGCCGACTCAGCGACCGCGGCCATCTTTGCCGGTGGAGTCTCTGACTTGGCGCCCGCAGCGAGCGTGCGATATGTGGCACTGGCGGGTACAGTGGCGCTGCTCACCGCCGGTTTCCTGTTCTTGGCGCGATTGCTAAGACTCGGCTTCATCGCCGACTTTCTCTCGGAGACGGTGCTCGCGGGCTTTCTCACCGGCGTTGGGTGTCAGGTCGGAATCGCGGTGCTTGGAGAGATGCTGGGCGTGCCGGTTTCAGCTCACCGAACAATTCCGCAATTGGCTGAAGTCTGCGGGAGATTGCCGGACGTGCATCCGCCGACCCTAGCCGTTTCCGTCTTTGTTGTGGGGGCTCTTCTCTTGCTTCAACGCTTTGCGCCAAGAGTGCCGGCAGCGCTCATAGCGGTTGTCGGAGCAGTGGCGGCGAGCGCGATCTGGAACTTTAACGAGCATGGCATTGCCATCATCGGACCGGTGGCCGGCGGCCTTCCTCATTTTGGATATCCTGCCGTAAGTTGGAGGGATATTCCGCCGCTGATTCCGATAGCCGCATCGTGTTGCATCATGATCGTCACGCAAAGTGCTGCAACTGCCAGAGTCTATGCGGCACGGCATCAGCAGCATCTGGATGCGAACGCGGACCTGGTCGGTCTTTGCGCGGCAAACGCCATGGCCGGATTGAGCGGGACCTTCGTAGTCAATGGAAGCCCCACGCAGACCGCATTGGTCGAAAGCGCAGGCGCTCAGAGCCAGATACCTCAGCTTGCAACCGCAGTGAGCGTCGCGCTGGTTCTGCTCTTTCTCACCAAACCGCTCCAGTATCTACCGCACTGCGTGCTTGGTGCCCTGGTGTTCATGATCGCCATCCGGTTGATCAAGTTGCGAGCCCTCCTGACGATTCGCCGCCAGAGTCCGGGGGAGTTTGCTTTAGCTCTAACCACTGCGGTAGTGGTGGTCGCGGTGGGTGTCGAGCAGGGGATATTGTTGGCGATGGTTCTCTCGTTGTTCCGCATCGTCCAGCACAGCTACCACCCTCACACCGGAGTCATGGTTCTAAACGACGACGGAACTTGGAATCTAAATCCCCTGGCGCCAGGCGCAGTGACGAAACCCGGACTGGTGATGTACCGCTTCGGAGCGGCACTCTTTTATGCAAATGCCAACCGGTTCGCAGAAGAGGTGAATTGTCTGGTGGGACAACCGCCTTCGCAGGTCCGCTGGCTGATTGTCGATGCCGAGGCTATCACACGTTTGGATTACTCGGCGGCGCACGTAGTGCGGGAGTTGCAGCAGAACCTGATGAACTGCGGAACCGAACTAGGCTTTGCCCGGATGTCTGGGGACCTGAGAGCGGATTTCGCCCGTCATCACCTGATCGAGGTCATCGCCCCCTCGCGACTATTCAATCGGCTGCATGACGCATTGGCCGCCTTCGAGAGGCGACGGAGCTCTTGA
- a CDS encoding OmpA family protein encodes MTTKNPDLRMVATLVLATALGIPALAQSNTSNQSPTPPPTPNAQVQTGTSASGTSNGMNPGDNSTYATGQPLPTKSNEGFWGHMNPFARKKWVNRQLDPVKDRLNELDQLTAKNANDIKDVDSRAQAGIKQAQGTADQASQTAQSANSTANQAQTLAQNASDQTGKLNTTVSGLDQYSKVSDTEIHFRSGQTALNAKAKDALDQIATQLQGQKGYIVEVEGYSRTRGQAGIQSSQHMADAVVRYLVTEHQIPVYRIHQVAMGNAQIQTADGTSTTGSVVRVSTMQNSLAALNSTSSNAGSPIGATQQSSAQPSPQGAASQPAAQPHN; translated from the coding sequence ATGACTACAAAAAATCCCGATCTCCGAATGGTTGCAACACTTGTATTAGCGACCGCTTTGGGAATTCCAGCGCTGGCGCAATCCAATACGTCAAATCAATCCCCCACCCCTCCCCCCACCCCCAACGCTCAGGTGCAGACGGGCACCTCGGCAAGCGGCACGTCGAACGGAATGAATCCGGGCGACAACAGTACCTACGCGACAGGACAGCCGCTGCCGACCAAGTCGAATGAGGGCTTCTGGGGTCACATGAACCCGTTTGCCCGTAAGAAGTGGGTCAATCGGCAGTTGGATCCAGTCAAGGATCGCCTGAATGAACTTGATCAGCTGACCGCGAAGAACGCAAACGACATCAAGGATGTTGATTCGCGGGCACAAGCTGGCATCAAGCAGGCGCAGGGCACTGCGGATCAGGCAAGCCAGACGGCCCAAAGCGCCAACAGCACCGCAAACCAGGCTCAGACGCTCGCTCAGAACGCCAGCGATCAGACGGGCAAGCTGAACACTACGGTTTCCGGGCTCGACCAGTATTCGAAAGTCAGCGATACGGAGATTCATTTCCGTTCCGGCCAGACTGCCCTGAATGCAAAAGCAAAGGACGCACTCGATCAGATTGCGACCCAGCTGCAGGGACAGAAGGGCTACATCGTAGAGGTGGAAGGTTACTCGCGCACCCGCGGCCAGGCTGGAATTCAGAGTTCGCAGCACATGGCTGACGCGGTTGTCCGTTACCTCGTCACCGAGCATCAGATTCCGGTCTATCGCATTCACCAGGTTGCGATGGGCAACGCCCAGATTCAAACAGCAGACGGCACTTCGACCACGGGAAGCGTGGTTCGGGTGTCGACAATGCAAAACAGTTTAGCGGCCTTGAACTCGACATCTTCGAATGCGGGTTCACCGATTGGTGCGACGCAGCAGTCTTCCGCGCAGCCCTCCCCTCAGGGTGCTGCGTCGCAACCAGCGGCTCAACCACATAACTAA
- a CDS encoding DUF2393 family protein: MAADQQKAPEFFAGQSTGKESRSYLPWIVAGAVVVLGIGLLLVFGGKKTPPVNPGGAVLAQADPYAASLPITDLKMSESSNFAGGKVTYVDGHIANNGSKTVTDITVQIGFHDFGNQLVQKETMPLSLIRMREPYVDTQPVSAAPLKPGDAQDFRLVLDHIAQDWNGQYPEVRVIQVAGK; encoded by the coding sequence ATGGCAGCCGATCAACAGAAAGCACCCGAGTTTTTCGCTGGGCAGTCCACCGGAAAAGAGAGTCGTTCGTACCTTCCCTGGATCGTTGCGGGTGCCGTTGTGGTTCTCGGAATTGGCCTGCTCCTCGTCTTCGGTGGGAAAAAGACACCTCCAGTAAATCCCGGCGGAGCCGTGCTGGCGCAAGCTGATCCGTATGCGGCCAGTCTGCCAATTACTGACCTTAAGATGAGTGAATCGAGCAATTTTGCCGGCGGCAAGGTGACATATGTAGACGGCCACATCGCCAACAACGGCAGCAAGACAGTCACCGATATCACCGTGCAGATAGGTTTCCACGACTTCGGAAACCAGCTGGTGCAAAAAGAAACCATGCCGCTGAGTCTGATTCGCATGCGTGAGCCCTACGTGGATACGCAACCTGTCTCGGCCGCCCCGCTCAAACCAGGCGACGCACAGGATTTTCGCCTTGTCTTGGATCACATTGCGCAGGATTGGAACGGTCAGTACCCCGAAGTGCGTGTTATTCAGGTCGCTGGCAAGTAA
- a CDS encoding tyrosine-type recombinase/integrase — protein MRAIFAEAVDQDFLAKDPARKVKPPANLREVDKTTLSWDQLRAALEKLDELSLRDWILMKLDMSNALRPSELFPLRWSCFLEETHILDIQETVYKGKIRPYGKTKGSLTQVPIADVLAGEIVEYREECRKKGEDVSPDGFMFPGRFGGPMDSSNYRHRVLHKLAKELGFPKLNFQVIRRTIATLGKTKGHPKDIQGLMRHSRLATTMEIYMQSLEKEVRTAINSIHDELVATGTEGPPSQQPGATFAQNPESEVNPRAFVQERSSTMERRSASEGEEKKKEVPPRGKLLQFAGKMRANSLGGNLLNI, from the coding sequence ATGCGAGCAATTTTCGCGGAAGCAGTCGACCAGGACTTCCTCGCCAAAGATCCCGCGCGTAAGGTCAAACCTCCCGCGAACCTGCGCGAGGTCGACAAGACAACGTTATCGTGGGATCAACTGCGTGCAGCCTTAGAGAAGCTGGACGAACTCAGTCTTCGCGATTGGATCCTGATGAAACTGGATATGTCGAATGCTCTTCGGCCCAGCGAGTTGTTTCCACTCCGGTGGAGCTGCTTCCTCGAAGAGACACATATTCTGGACATTCAGGAGACGGTCTATAAGGGGAAGATTCGCCCTTACGGAAAAACCAAAGGAAGTCTGACGCAGGTTCCGATCGCTGACGTACTGGCAGGCGAGATTGTGGAGTACCGAGAGGAGTGCAGGAAGAAGGGGGAGGACGTTTCTCCGGACGGCTTTATGTTTCCGGGCCGCTTCGGGGGACCGATGGATTCGAGCAATTATCGTCATCGCGTCCTGCATAAACTAGCCAAAGAGCTGGGCTTCCCGAAGCTGAACTTCCAGGTAATCCGTCGCACCATCGCCACCCTCGGCAAGACGAAAGGACACCCCAAAGATATCCAGGGCCTGATGCGGCATAGCCGACTAGCGACGACGATGGAAATCTACATGCAGTCGTTGGAGAAGGAAGTGCGTACTGCGATCAACTCTATTCACGACGAGTTGGTAGCCACGGGAACCGAAGGACCTCCTTCTCAGCAGCCAGGGGCGACGTTTGCGCAGAACCCAGAAAGCGAAGTTAATCCCCGAGCGTTTGTCCAAGAACGTAGTTCAACAATGGAGCGCAGGAGCGCTTCGGAAGGAGAGGAAAAGAAGAAGGAAGTGCCGCCTCGCGGTAAGCTTTTGCAATTTGCGGGCAAAATGCGGGCAAACAGTTTGGGAGGGAATCTGCTAAATATTTGA
- a CDS encoding ATP-binding protein, whose product MNEVCPKCDGMGMRVFRRADGIQAAEVCDCVHEQRVGRLLARAAIPRRYEHCILESFELPRETHDSVRNARRTAEKFVTVYPVDTDGRGLLLTGSIGVGKTHLAVAILQALILEKGVHGLFCDYRELLKEIQNSYNPQVATTELEILRPVFDAEILVIDELGAAKPTDWVWDTVAHILNTRYNDKRTTIITTNYADQPPGGGGGTNRAMREETLGDRIGERMRSRLAEMCVVVEMSGNDFRRSVRRASFA is encoded by the coding sequence ATGAACGAAGTTTGTCCAAAGTGTGACGGCATGGGAATGCGCGTTTTCCGGCGTGCAGACGGCATCCAGGCTGCCGAGGTCTGCGATTGTGTGCACGAGCAGCGCGTTGGTCGCCTGCTGGCACGGGCCGCGATTCCTCGCCGCTACGAACACTGCATTTTGGAAAGTTTCGAGCTACCGAGGGAGACGCACGATTCGGTGCGCAACGCTCGCAGAACGGCCGAGAAATTTGTCACAGTGTACCCGGTGGATACCGATGGCAGAGGGCTACTTTTAACTGGGTCCATTGGAGTAGGAAAGACCCACCTGGCGGTAGCCATCCTGCAGGCGCTCATTCTTGAAAAAGGCGTACATGGCCTCTTCTGCGACTACCGTGAGTTACTCAAAGAGATTCAGAACTCCTACAACCCGCAGGTCGCGACCACCGAGTTGGAAATTCTCCGACCGGTGTTCGACGCCGAGATCTTGGTGATTGATGAGCTCGGCGCGGCCAAGCCAACCGACTGGGTATGGGACACCGTCGCCCACATTCTGAACACGCGCTACAACGACAAGCGGACGACAATTATCACCACAAACTATGCAGATCAGCCTCCTGGCGGTGGCGGCGGTACAAATCGCGCCATGCGCGAAGAGACATTAGGCGATCGCATTGGCGAGCGCATGCGCTCCCGTTTGGCAGAAATGTGCGTTGTGGTGGAAATGAGCGGAAATGATTTTCGTCGTAGCGTGCGTCGGGCCAGTTTCGCGTAG